A part of Neodiprion pinetum isolate iyNeoPine1 chromosome 4, iyNeoPine1.2, whole genome shotgun sequence genomic DNA contains:
- the LOC124216131 gene encoding NADH-ubiquinone oxidoreductase 49 kDa subunit-like has translation MTATVLGTFIRKSAGFPLGGKGLLKNGACLNFFSRKRDAHQSGIDMEYLKQFHGPVMYPDEYTSQYPTHYRIELEPPREKVVQNSFLNFGPQHPAAHGVLRLVLELDAETVIRSDPHIGLLHRGTEKLIEYKTYTQALPYFDRLDYVSMMCNEQCYSLAVEKLLNIDVPIRAKYIRVLFAEITRLLNHMMGVGTHILDVGGLTPLFWLFEEREKLMEFYERVSGARMHAAYIRPGGVSLDMPLGLMDDIYEFANKFAERLDEVEDLITENRIWIARTKDVGVVSYEDALNCGFSGVMLRGSGIKWDLRKSQPYDAYHLLDFDVPIGTNGDCFDRYVCRVEEMRQSLRIIHQCLNQMPPGEIRTDDAKIAPPPRSEMKSSMEALIHHFKLFSQGYQVPPGATYTAIEAPKGEFGVYLVSDGGSKPYRCKIKAPGFAHLAALDMIGKKHMLADIVAIIGTLDVVFGEIDR, from the exons atgACTGCTACGGTTTTAGGGACCTTTATAAGAAAATCAGCAGGATTCCCCCTTGGCGGTAAAGGATTGCTGAAAAATGGGGCGTGCCTCAATTTTTTTAG CCGAAAGCGAGATGCTCATCAATCTGGTATCGATATGGAATACCTAAAACAGTTTCATGGTCCGGTAATGTACCCGGATGAATACACGTCGCAGTATCCGACGCATTATAGAATTGAACTGGAGCCACCTCGTGAAAAGGTTGTTCAGAattcgtttttgaattttgggCCGCAACATCCGGCAGCTCACGGTGTGCTACGTCTGGTGCTCGAGCTTGACGCCGAAACTGTTATAAGGTCAGATCCGCACATTGGACTGCTGCACCGTGGAACTGAGAAATTGATCGAATATAAAACCTACACCCAGGCGTTGCCCTATTTCGATCGTCTCGATTACGTCTCGATGATGTGCAACGAACAGTGCTACTCGTTGGCTGTTGAGAAATTGCTTAACATCGATGTTCCAATTCGTGCTAAGTACATTCGCG TGCTCTTTGCCGAGATTACGCGGCTATTGAATCACATGATGGGTGTCGGTACTCATATTTTGGATGTTGGAGGCCTGACTCCATTGTTCTGGCTATTTGAAGAGCGTGAGAAACTCATGGAATTTTATGAGCGAGTGAGTGGTGCACGAATGCACGCAGCCTACATTCGACCAGGTGGAGTTTCATTGGACATGCCATTGGGTCTGATGGATGACATCTATGAGTTCGCTAATAAGTTTGCGGAACGTTTGGACGAAGTCGAGGATCTTATTACAGAGAATAGGATTTGGATAGCACGTACTAAAGACGTAGGTGTAGTATCCTATGAAGATGCACTGAATTGTGGATTCAGTGGTGTTATGTTACGCGGTTCGGGCATAAAATGGGACCTACGGAAATCCCAACCATACGATGCTTACCATTTGCTCGACTTTGATGTCCCCATTGGAACCAACGGAGATTGTTTTGATAG ATATGTCTGCCGTGTGGAAGAAATGCGTCAGTCTTTGAGAATCATTCATCAGTGTCTGAATCAGATGCCTCCAGGTGAAATCCGTACTGATGATGCGAAAATCGCTCCACCACCTCGCTCGGAAATGAAGTCCAGCATGGAAGCACTCATTCATCATTTCAAACTCTTCAGTCAGGGCTACCAGGTACCGCCTGGCGCTACTTATACAGCAATTGAAGCGCCAAAGGGAGAATTTGGTGTGTATCTTGTCAGCGATGGCGGCAGCAAACCGTATCGCTGTAAGATCAAAGCGCCTGGTTTTGCTCACTTGGCTGCCCTAGATATGATCGGGAAAAAACATATGTTGGCAGATATTGTGGCCATCATTGGTACACTGGATGTAGTATTTGGCGAGATTGATCGGTAA
- the LOC124216130 gene encoding NADH-ubiquinone oxidoreductase 49 kDa subunit-like has translation MAAAVLGTVLRKSAGFPLVGKGLLKNGAGLYFIDQKRDAHQSGIDMEYLKQFHGPVMYPDEYTSQYPTTYRIELEPPREQVIQNSFLNFGPQHPAAHGVLRLVLELDAETVIRSDPHIGLLHRGTEKLIEYKTYTQALPYFDRLDYVSMMCNEQCYSLAVEKLLNIDVPIRAKYIRVLFAEITRILNHIMGIGTHALDIGALTPFFWLFEEREKLMEFYERVSGARMHAAYIRPGGVALDMPLGLMDDIYEFATKFAERCDEVEDLLTENRIWVARTVDVGVVSYEDALNCGFSGVMLRGSGIKWDLRKSQPYDAYHLVDFDVPIGVKGDCYDRYLCRVEEMRQSLRIIHQCLNQMPPGEIRTDDAKIAPPPRSEMKSSMEALIHHFKLFSQGYQVPPGATYTAIEAPKGEFGVYLVSDGGSKPYRCKIKAPGFAHLAALDMIGKKHMLADIVAIIGTLDVVFGEIDR, from the exons ATGGCTGCTGCGGTTCTGGGCACCGTCCTGAGAAAATCTGCAGGATTTCCTCTCGTGGGAAAAGGCTTGCTGAAAAATGGAGCTGGCCTCTATTTTATCGA CCAAAAGCGAGATGCTCATCAATCTGGTATCGATATGGAATACCTAAAACAGTTCCATGGTCCGGTAATGTACCCGGATGAATACACGTCGCAGTATCCGACGACGTATAGAATTGAACTGGAGCCACCTCGTGAACAGGTTATTCAGAattcgtttttgaattttgggCCGCAACATCCGGCAGCTCACGGTGTGCTACGTCTGGTGCTTGAACTTGACGCTGAAACCGTTATAAGATCTGATCCTCACATTGGACTGCTGCACCGTGGAACTGAGAAATTGATCGAATATAAAACCTACACCCAGGCTTTACCCTATTTCGATCGTCTCGATTACGTCTCGATGATGTGCAACGAACAGTGCTACTCATTGGCTGTTGAGAAATTGCTTAACATCGATGTTCCAATTCGCGCTAAGTACATTCGTG TTCTTTTTGCTGAGATCACCCGAATTCTAAATCATATTATGGGTATTGGTACTCATGCGTTGGATATCGGAGCCCTGACTCCATTTTTCTGGCTGTTCGAAGAGCGTGAGAAACTTATGGAATTTTACGAGCGTGTTAGTGGTGCCCGTATGCACGCGGCCTATATTCGACCAGGTGGAGTTGCATTGGACATGCCATTGGGTCTGATGGATGACATCTATGAGTTCGCTACTAAGTTTGCAGAAAGATGTGATGAAGTTGAAGATCTCTTGACAGAGAACAGAATCTGGGTAGCACGCACCGTAGACGTAGGTGTAGTTTCTTATGAAGATGCACTGAATTGTGGATTTAGTGGTGTCATGCTGCGTGGTTCTGGAATAAAATGGGACCTACGAAAGTCGCAGCCGTATGACGCTTATCATTTGGTTGACTTTGATGTTCCCATTGGAGTCAAAGGAGATTGTTACGATAG ATATCTCTGCCGTGTGGAAGAAATGCGTCAGTCTCTAAGAATCATTCATCAGTGTTTGAATCAGATGCCTCCAGGTGAAATCCGTACTGATGATGCGAAAATCGCTCCACCACCTCGCTCGGAAATGAAGTCCAGCATGGAAGCACTCATTCATCATTTCAAACTCTTCAGTCAGGGCTACCAGGTACCGCCTGGCGCTACTTATACAGCAATTGAAGCGCCAAAGGGAGAATTTGGTGTGTATCTTGTCAGCGATGGCGGCAGCAAACCGTATCGCTGTAAGATCAAAGCGCCTGGTTTTGCTCACTTGGCTGCCCTAGATATGATCGGGAAAAAACATATGTTGGCAGATATTGTGGCCATCATTGGTACACTGGATGTAGTATTTGGCGAGATTGATCGATGA